Part of the Paenibacillus kyungheensis genome, TCACTAATGTATCGGTATCTTTAGCATGAACAACAGCTAATTTGAAATTCTCATGGGTTGGGCATTCTGTAGTCGCTAAGAAGCGAGTACCTACTTGCACACCTTGTGCTCCAAGTGCAAAAGCTGCCGCCACACCACGTCCATCCGCAATGCCACCTGCGGCAATCACAGGGATTGTTACACTATCAACCACTTGTGGGATCAAAGACATTGTAGTCGTTTCCCCTACATGTCCCCCTGCTTCGGTGCCTTCTGCCACAATAGCGTCTGCACCAAGCTCTTGCATTTTACGAGCAATTGCTACTGAAGGTACCACTGGAATGACGATAATTCCTGCTGCTTTCCACATAGGAATATAATTTTTAGGTGAACCAGCACCTGTAGTCACTACTTTAATCTTCTCATCAATAATAACTTGTGCTAATTCATCCCGATTTTCCGCCATTAGCATAATATTTACACCGAACGGTTTGTTTGTTAACTGTTTGCATTTGTGAATTTCTTCACGTAATTGCTCGGCTGTAAATCCACCTGAAGCTAAAATGCCTAATCCCCCTGCGTTCGATACTGCTGCTGCTAATGGAGCTAATGCAATCTGTGCCATAGCACCTTGAAAAATAGGATATTGGATACCTAGTAATGTTGTAATACTCATGTCTAA contains:
- a CDS encoding DUF561 domain-containing protein, translated to MSITTLLGIQYPIFQGAMAQIALAPLAAAVSNAGGLGILASGGFTAEQLREEIHKCKQLTNKPFGVNIMLMAENRDELAQVIIDEKIKVVTTGAGSPKNYIPMWKAAGIIVIPVVPSVAIARKMQELGADAIVAEGTEAGGHVGETTTMSLIPQVVDSVTIPVIAAGGIADGRGVAAAFALGAQGVQVGTRFLATTECPTHENFKLAVVHAKDTDTLVTGRTQGAPVRSIKNKMTLEYIKLEQEHASRDQLEELALGSLRKAVLEGDTENGSVMAGQIAGLVKEITSVEQVVHSMFAEAKLACDCIAASSLAVAIPVEA